In Maridesulfovibrio frigidus DSM 17176, a single genomic region encodes these proteins:
- a CDS encoding MauE/DoxX family redox-associated membrane protein — protein MSMKSLPRVILGLIFIIACTGKILDPLAFAEIVRNYQVLPEVMILPIAYFLPWLEFTCGAMLVCGVLTETATIIISSMLVLFIAVLSANLYRGLDVACGCFSTDGSLKSGMVTTIVRDVVLLVLAAMSYKFKKN, from the coding sequence ATGTCTATGAAATCTTTACCACGCGTAATACTAGGGCTAATATTCATAATAGCATGCACTGGCAAAATTTTAGATCCTCTAGCGTTTGCCGAAATCGTAAGGAATTACCAAGTATTGCCAGAAGTAATGATTCTGCCAATAGCGTACTTCCTGCCGTGGCTTGAGTTTACGTGCGGGGCGATGCTAGTCTGCGGAGTGCTAACCGAAACGGCCACAATCATTATATCAAGCATGCTAGTACTGTTCATAGCGGTATTGTCAGCAAACCTTTACAGGGGCTTAGATGTAGCGTGCGGGTGTTTCTCCACTGACGGGAGCCTGAAGTCGGGCATGGTGACAACAATTGTGCGGGATGTGGTTCTGCTGGTTTTAGCCGCGATGTCATATAAGTTTAAAAAGAACTGA
- a CDS encoding pentapeptide repeat-containing protein, with protein MNKDEMIELLRTDVEGWNKFRRDNRYDVFNFRGVDLQKANLQNANLLGANLQNANLLGANLQNANLLGANLQDANLQYADLRGANLLGIILLGANLQYINLQDADLRNSFFNKPDLRYANLQGVHIRGADLQGADLQGANLQNADFRNVKLQSADLKNAKLKGAKLKGAKLRKAQLFKTHFSSRSQLNELLLPLTENQLANCIFDDEHNFYKQQAKSTIKEDVKISETGKLICKALKINFTDHTSWTPRDLSLFLGALHLSYSNLLYLMNTDDTDLDRIQYVLEKNTYFPPLEYEISIVQIHSGSLSIDISKLDWSDYPKHLKIVLSTLVMLGTLSASIAYTAKTIAETNLVNEQTHHLETARENGLLVIPNNYIAIHQENERQQQACIEKLYENKEIHDIVAKTDLKNSTVAANPPLFVNATASLSRAYLELAKSYKTDPEITLPEVEDE; from the coding sequence ATGAACAAAGATGAAATGATTGAACTCCTTCGGACTGATGTTGAAGGTTGGAATAAATTTCGTAGGGATAATAGATATGACGTCTTTAACTTTCGAGGCGTAGACCTTCAGAAAGCAAACCTTCAAAACGCAAACCTTCTAGGCGCAAACCTTCAAAACGCAAACCTTCTAGGCGCAAACCTTCAAAACGCAAACCTTCTAGGCGCAAACCTTCAAGACGCAAACCTTCAATACGCGGACCTTCGGGGCGCAAACCTTCTAGGCATAATACTTCTAGGCGCAAACCTTCAATACATAAACCTTCAAGACGCAGACCTTCGCAACTCATTTTTTAACAAACCAGACCTTCGATACGCAAACCTACAAGGCGTACATATTCGAGGCGCAGACCTTCAAGGCGCAGACCTTCAAGGCGCAAACCTTCAAAACGCAGACTTCCGAAACGTAAAGCTTCAAAGCGCAGATCTTAAAAACGCAAAACTTAAAGGTGCAAAACTTAAAGGTGCAAAACTTCGAAAAGCACAATTATTTAAAACACATTTTTCATCCAGATCCCAACTAAACGAGCTTTTGCTTCCTTTAACTGAAAACCAACTTGCAAACTGCATATTTGACGACGAACATAACTTTTACAAACAACAAGCTAAAAGTACCATCAAAGAAGATGTTAAAATATCGGAGACAGGAAAACTTATTTGCAAAGCACTTAAAATCAACTTCACAGATCACACATCATGGACTCCTAGAGACCTTTCTCTATTTTTGGGAGCACTACACCTTAGTTACTCAAACTTGTTATATCTAATGAACACAGACGATACAGACTTAGATCGAATTCAATATGTGCTTGAAAAAAATACTTACTTCCCTCCTCTCGAATATGAAATTTCAATAGTCCAAATCCATAGCGGTTCTCTATCTATTGATATTTCCAAACTAGACTGGAGTGACTACCCTAAGCATCTTAAAATAGTCCTAAGCACTTTAGTAATGCTAGGAACACTTTCAGCTTCAATTGCTTATACAGCCAAAACAATCGCAGAAACAAACTTAGTAAATGAACAAACTCACCACCTTGAAACAGCAAGAGAAAATGGTCTACTCGTTATTCCGAACAACTACATTGCTATCCATCAAGAAAATGAACGTCAGCAACAAGCATGCATTGAAAAACTTTATGAAAACAAAGAAATCCATGACATTGTTGCCAAAACAGACCTCAAAAACTCCACCGTTGCAGCCAACCCACCTCTATTCGTTAACGCTACAGCCTCGCTTTCACGCGCATACCTTGAACTGGCCAAAAGTTACAAAACAGATCCAGAAATAACTCTCCCTGAAGTCGAAGACGAATAA
- a CDS encoding methyl-accepting chemotaxis protein, translated as MAKLKTKLTIFQIIVLTISITSLCLIFIYQLNKYANNEMTKYRDVMYEEKISELNELVNMADKTVQSYYNKSQDLELLKLSKAKTLKNTIDSIATQLSSFYKANSNRLSKTELEEELKKLVAPIRYDGNNYIWINDMQANMVMHPMSPNLNGKDLSGMKDSSGKYLFKEMVEVCRNDGEGSVSYIWKKPDTGKDTQKVSYVKLLPELNWIIGTGAWVDDITQEMKEKALSQIADMRMKDGNYFWVNDTDLKMVMHPASPALNGKDMSNFKDTKGNFLFQEMADVATSKGEGTISYWWGKPGKTGDFPKLSYVKLFKPWNWIIGMGVYTDDIDNALLEKQKELNTTINGMIKLILIAAILLGITIAGAATFFANKITSTIGAEPEEISDIAEQMSHGYLNLSPLCAEPQGAYGSMVHMVDNLKSVVMEVQQATENVSSGSEELSASAEGLSQGATDQASSVEELSSSIEEISASIKNNADNTHKTELIAYSVAEKTKKGSEGVERNLEAMTHISEKIGIIEEIARQTNLLALNAAIEAARAGEHGKGFAVVAAEVRKLAEKSRLSATEIGEVSSNSLIVAEETRTTLSELVPEIEKTAELIKEIATTCNEQNSGIDQIQQASVRLDQVIQHNASASEEVAATSEELSSQAQQLHAAMLFFKIGNG; from the coding sequence GTGGCGAAACTTAAAACAAAACTCACCATTTTTCAGATTATAGTTCTGACAATCTCGATTACATCATTGTGTTTGATATTTATTTACCAGTTAAATAAGTATGCAAACAACGAAATGACCAAATATCGGGATGTCATGTATGAAGAAAAAATCTCTGAACTCAATGAATTAGTCAATATGGCTGATAAAACAGTCCAGTCATACTATAATAAATCGCAAGATCTAGAGCTCTTGAAACTTAGTAAAGCTAAAACACTTAAGAACACCATTGATTCAATAGCAACGCAACTATCGAGTTTTTATAAAGCGAATTCTAACAGGCTCTCCAAGACTGAATTAGAAGAAGAATTAAAAAAACTGGTCGCCCCCATCCGTTATGATGGAAACAATTATATATGGATAAATGATATGCAGGCCAATATGGTCATGCACCCAATGTCGCCAAATTTGAACGGAAAAGACCTATCAGGCATGAAGGACAGCTCAGGCAAATACCTATTTAAAGAAATGGTCGAAGTATGCCGCAATGATGGTGAAGGGTCTGTTTCATATATTTGGAAAAAACCTGACACGGGTAAGGATACTCAAAAAGTTTCATATGTTAAGCTACTCCCCGAGCTGAACTGGATAATAGGAACAGGCGCATGGGTGGATGACATAACTCAGGAAATGAAGGAAAAAGCTCTTAGCCAGATAGCTGATATGAGAATGAAAGATGGTAACTATTTCTGGGTAAATGATACAGATCTAAAAATGGTTATGCATCCAGCAAGTCCGGCCTTAAATGGTAAGGACATGAGTAATTTCAAAGACACAAAAGGTAATTTTTTATTTCAGGAAATGGCAGACGTAGCGACGAGTAAGGGAGAGGGAACTATTTCATACTGGTGGGGAAAACCTGGTAAAACAGGCGATTTTCCAAAGCTTTCATATGTTAAATTATTCAAACCATGGAACTGGATAATTGGCATGGGCGTTTACACCGACGACATAGATAACGCCCTGCTCGAAAAACAAAAAGAACTGAACACCACAATAAACGGTATGATCAAATTAATCTTGATTGCCGCCATTCTACTCGGCATCACAATAGCAGGAGCCGCAACTTTTTTTGCGAATAAAATCACATCAACAATTGGAGCTGAACCCGAAGAAATATCTGATATCGCAGAGCAGATGTCACACGGTTACCTTAATCTGTCTCCTCTTTGTGCTGAACCACAAGGGGCATATGGTTCCATGGTTCATATGGTTGATAACTTAAAGTCTGTAGTGATGGAAGTACAGCAGGCTACGGAAAACGTGTCTTCAGGCAGCGAAGAGTTGTCTGCCTCAGCAGAAGGGTTATCACAGGGTGCTACGGATCAGGCCTCCTCTGTAGAAGAGCTTAGTTCATCAATTGAAGAAATAAGTGCAAGTATAAAAAATAATGCAGACAACACTCATAAAACAGAACTAATCGCATACTCCGTAGCCGAGAAAACCAAGAAAGGCAGTGAAGGAGTTGAGAGAAATCTGGAAGCAATGACTCATATTTCTGAAAAAATAGGAATTATCGAGGAAATTGCGCGCCAAACCAATCTTCTTGCACTTAATGCTGCAATTGAAGCAGCACGTGCAGGTGAGCACGGCAAAGGATTTGCAGTAGTCGCAGCCGAAGTCAGAAAGTTGGCTGAAAAAAGCCGCTTGTCCGCAACGGAAATTGGGGAAGTCTCAAGCAACAGCCTGATAGTGGCAGAAGAGACTCGTACTACATTAAGTGAACTTGTTCCTGAAATAGAAAAAACAGCCGAATTAATAAAAGAAATTGCTACAACATGTAATGAGCAAAATTCAGGAATAGACCAAATTCAGCAAGCATCAGTCAGGCTTGATCAAGTCATTCAGCATAATGCATCAGCATCAGAAGAAGTAGCTGCGACCTCAGAGGAGCTTTCAAGCCAGGCTCAGCAACTACATGCCGCAATGCTATTCTTTAAAATCGGCAATGGATAA
- a CDS encoding replicative DNA helicase has translation MNTSAPPNNPELERAVISAVLRTSGKNIDSLLPIIKSEDYFYSPVHQNIWNTFLAMHREYVPIDLVTLNNRLMNNGRSEACGGAHFLAELSNDIEPVHHATRWAKELESHAQRRTMAQLGQNLIEHAYSGDADPSEFAASAQKTIDSVLEGRMDVAAQKPSEIMKGYVKYLEDLQNRGGDGIKTHLYKLNGITGGMIPGEIIILAGRPSNGKTALALNFALHAIHQKVPVGIFSLEMMRYLLVNRLLSSTHGVEGMRFRDGKFSDADWAHIYEFAQWFDGKDPWLRIWDKPSLSASELRAQCRRWKKEFGLRYAIIDYIQLLRPDSRGGSREREVAEISRMLKETATECGISILVLAQLNREVENRKSKIPLLSDLRESGAIEQDADQVIFIRPWDPKTVDDIVEVTLDVAKSRNSTTGSLVTAYRRKRLQFLNENEKDWSWLDF, from the coding sequence ATGAACACGTCTGCACCTCCCAATAATCCTGAGCTTGAAAGAGCTGTTATCAGTGCTGTTTTACGAACCAGTGGTAAAAATATTGATTCTCTGCTTCCTATTATAAAATCAGAGGACTATTTCTACAGTCCCGTCCATCAAAATATTTGGAATACCTTTTTGGCCATGCATCGGGAGTATGTTCCGATTGATCTTGTCACGCTCAATAATCGGCTAATGAACAATGGTCGTTCTGAGGCGTGTGGGGGGGCACATTTTCTTGCTGAGTTATCCAATGATATTGAACCTGTGCATCACGCTACAAGGTGGGCTAAGGAGCTAGAGAGTCATGCTCAGCGCAGAACCATGGCGCAGCTCGGCCAGAATCTTATTGAACATGCCTATTCCGGAGATGCTGATCCGTCTGAGTTCGCAGCGTCCGCGCAGAAAACCATCGATTCCGTTCTTGAGGGACGCATGGACGTGGCCGCGCAGAAGCCTTCTGAGATTATGAAAGGTTACGTTAAGTATCTTGAAGATCTTCAGAATCGTGGTGGGGACGGCATTAAAACTCATCTCTATAAGCTCAACGGTATCACTGGCGGAATGATTCCCGGTGAAATCATTATCCTTGCTGGGCGTCCATCCAACGGAAAGACCGCACTTGCCTTAAATTTTGCACTTCACGCTATTCATCAAAAAGTTCCTGTCGGTATTTTTTCACTTGAAATGATGAGATATCTGCTCGTCAATCGTCTGCTTTCCTCGACTCATGGAGTCGAAGGGATGCGGTTTCGTGACGGCAAATTTTCAGATGCTGATTGGGCACATATCTATGAGTTCGCTCAGTGGTTTGATGGGAAGGATCCGTGGCTTCGTATTTGGGACAAGCCTTCACTTTCTGCTTCTGAGCTGCGCGCTCAGTGCCGGCGTTGGAAAAAGGAATTCGGATTAAGGTACGCAATTATTGATTACATCCAATTGCTTCGTCCTGATTCACGCGGCGGATCACGGGAGAGGGAAGTTGCTGAAATCTCGCGTATGCTCAAAGAGACGGCGACTGAATGTGGGATCTCGATACTAGTTCTGGCGCAGCTCAACCGGGAGGTTGAAAATCGCAAGAGCAAGATTCCTTTGCTTTCAGATCTGCGTGAGTCCGGAGCGATAGAGCAGGATGCGGATCAGGTTATTTTTATCCGGCCATGGGATCCGAAGACAGTAGATGACATTGTTGAGGTGACGCTTGATGTGGCTAAGAGCAGGAACTCTACAACAGGTAGCTTGGTAACAGCGTATCGGCGCAAGCGGCTCCAGTTTCTTAATGAGAATGAAAAGGATTGGAGTTGGTTGGATTTTTGA
- a CDS encoding tyrosine-type recombinase/integrase — translation MTLNPNHPQKGSSIKVDPITSRKDIASLKKLLEENPRDLALFVLGINTNLRAVDLVELRVDQFVGAKVGDEIVLRENKTGKNRRITLSPTVLEAVRPWANQCRSLEEEYLFSSRNGAPMAPNYVNKLVKKWCSKINLKGNYGSHSLRKTFGYQQRVVYKVGIAQLMEIFNHSSPKQTLDYLCVQPDEIRDIYMNPI, via the coding sequence ATGACGTTGAATCCGAACCATCCGCAAAAGGGAAGCTCAATCAAGGTCGATCCGATAACTTCGCGCAAGGACATTGCCAGCTTGAAAAAGTTGCTCGAAGAGAATCCGAGAGATCTGGCTTTGTTTGTTCTCGGGATTAATACCAACCTTCGGGCTGTGGATCTGGTTGAACTTCGTGTTGATCAATTTGTCGGGGCCAAAGTCGGTGATGAGATTGTGCTGAGGGAAAACAAAACTGGCAAGAATCGCAGGATCACATTGAGTCCGACTGTGCTTGAAGCTGTTCGTCCTTGGGCAAATCAGTGTCGATCTCTCGAAGAGGAATACCTTTTTAGCAGCAGAAACGGGGCTCCAATGGCTCCGAACTACGTAAACAAGCTAGTGAAGAAGTGGTGTTCTAAAATCAATCTCAAGGGCAATTACGGCTCTCATTCGTTGCGCAAGACATTTGGTTATCAGCAGCGGGTTGTTTACAAGGTCGGAATTGCTCAGCTGATGGAAATTTTCAATCATTCCAGTCCAAAACAAACCCTTGATTATCTCTGCGTTCAGCCCGATGAAATCAGGGATATTTACATGAATCCGATATGA
- a CDS encoding type II toxin-antitoxin system RelE/ParE family toxin, with product MSANQRQLFWVGTSLKDLLGQPEEVRQCVGYALHVVQDGRTPENAKAFKQGGSGVIEISIDHDTDTFRTMYVAKLDKGVYVLHSFQKKSKSGKATPKADIDKIQARYKEALKADKD from the coding sequence ATGAGTGCAAATCAACGTCAGCTGTTCTGGGTCGGAACCAGCCTTAAAGATCTCCTCGGACAACCTGAAGAAGTAAGGCAATGTGTAGGATACGCTCTGCATGTAGTTCAGGACGGAAGAACACCAGAAAATGCTAAAGCTTTTAAACAAGGCGGCTCCGGCGTTATTGAAATCAGCATAGACCATGACACGGATACATTCAGAACCATGTACGTGGCTAAGCTCGATAAAGGGGTATATGTATTGCATTCATTTCAAAAGAAATCCAAAAGCGGCAAAGCTACCCCGAAAGCTGACATTGATAAAATTCAAGCCAGATACAAAGAAGCTTTAAAAGCAGATAAAGATTAA
- a CDS encoding OFA family MFS transporter — protein MSSPITKESRWKIVVGAVFVQLALGGVYAWSVFTPILHMSGWSKTQTQLVFTAAIICISIAMLFGGTLIRRLGPRPLVFLSGITLSSSYLIAGLSGTTSFLPILLLLGVMAGTGIGLGYMVPLVVAMRWFPDRKGLITGVVVAGFGFGVMGWVKLADSWGHLLENIGLSNTFAVYGLIIIALISFGGRYMILPETEPDVIEPSEGVTFTRRQMLRTREFYLIITAYSCCAASGLMAIGLMKLYPMELLMDSGMARSSASIITGTAMGVFFSLANGLGRVTWGAFSDKLGRKRSVMLMAATQGGWFLLFPSLAGSETTLYLGAALIGFNYGGNFALFPTLTADLFGAKSVGDNYPVVNLAFGIGGLVGPTMGGILGDLGDFSMAFTVCGILCLSASFITIFLKTSVKSLTTEIVYQAEPARGSTRS, from the coding sequence ATGAGTTCTCCCATCACCAAAGAATCACGCTGGAAAATAGTTGTTGGAGCTGTATTTGTTCAACTCGCGCTTGGCGGCGTGTATGCGTGGTCTGTGTTTACTCCTATCCTTCATATGAGCGGTTGGTCCAAAACGCAGACACAACTAGTCTTTACCGCTGCTATCATATGCATCTCTATAGCTATGCTATTTGGTGGAACATTGATTAGGAGACTGGGGCCGCGTCCTCTTGTCTTTCTTAGCGGGATAACACTCAGTTCTAGCTATCTTATTGCCGGACTCAGCGGTACAACGTCATTTTTGCCAATACTTTTACTTCTGGGCGTAATGGCAGGAACCGGTATCGGACTTGGCTATATGGTTCCGCTTGTGGTCGCAATGCGCTGGTTCCCTGATCGAAAGGGGCTTATTACAGGTGTGGTTGTAGCAGGTTTCGGATTCGGCGTTATGGGATGGGTAAAGCTCGCCGATTCATGGGGACATTTGCTTGAGAACATAGGACTTTCGAATACTTTTGCAGTCTATGGGTTAATAATTATTGCATTAATTTCCTTTGGCGGCAGGTATATGATATTGCCTGAAACAGAGCCAGACGTTATAGAACCTAGCGAAGGGGTTACCTTTACACGCAGGCAGATGCTTAGAACTCGCGAATTTTATTTGATTATTACAGCTTATTCGTGCTGCGCGGCTTCCGGGTTAATGGCTATTGGGCTGATGAAACTTTACCCTATGGAGCTGTTGATGGATTCCGGCATGGCGCGGTCTTCTGCAAGCATCATAACCGGCACTGCCATGGGCGTTTTTTTTAGCTTAGCTAACGGACTTGGCAGAGTCACATGGGGAGCTTTCAGCGACAAGCTGGGCCGGAAAAGATCTGTAATGCTGATGGCTGCCACACAGGGCGGGTGGTTTTTACTTTTTCCTTCACTTGCCGGAAGTGAAACCACTCTCTATCTTGGCGCTGCGCTGATAGGGTTTAACTATGGTGGAAACTTTGCTCTTTTCCCTACGCTCACAGCGGATCTATTTGGAGCAAAATCAGTTGGAGATAACTATCCTGTCGTGAATCTAGCCTTTGGCATCGGAGGGCTGGTAGGGCCTACAATGGGCGGAATTTTGGGTGATCTTGGAGATTTTTCCATGGCGTTTACGGTTTGCGGCATATTGTGTCTCAGCGCTTCCTTTATTACCATATTCCTAAAGACTTCAGTGAAAAGTCTTACTACCGAAATTGTTTATCAGGCTGAACCCGCAAGAGGTTCTACTCGTAGCTAA
- the ribB gene encoding 3,4-dihydroxy-2-butanone-4-phosphate synthase, with protein MNQNSLSTFGNPIERVEKGLLALKEGRGVLVTDNEHRENEGDLIFSAEHLTDSQMAMLIRECSGIVCLCMTEEKISQLDLPMMVAENSSRYQTGFTITIEAAEGVTTGVSAADRVTTVKAAIADGAKPCDLHKPGHVFPLRAKAGGVLEREGHTEATVDLMTLAGLKPCGVLCEVTNPDGTMSRLSEIIDFGNKHDMPVLTVDDIIQYRLQSAKIDS; from the coding sequence ATGAATCAGAATTCGTTATCTACGTTTGGCAATCCCATTGAAAGAGTTGAAAAAGGACTACTGGCCTTGAAAGAGGGCAGGGGAGTTCTTGTCACGGACAATGAGCATCGTGAAAATGAGGGTGATCTTATTTTCTCGGCAGAGCATTTGACGGATAGCCAGATGGCTATGCTCATTAGAGAATGTAGCGGCATTGTCTGTTTGTGTATGACTGAAGAAAAAATTAGTCAGCTAGACCTTCCAATGATGGTTGCTGAAAATTCAAGCCGTTACCAAACGGGATTCACCATTACTATTGAGGCTGCGGAAGGCGTCACTACCGGAGTTTCTGCTGCGGATAGAGTCACCACCGTAAAAGCCGCTATCGCAGACGGTGCAAAGCCGTGTGATCTTCACAAGCCTGGGCATGTGTTTCCTTTGCGTGCAAAAGCTGGCGGAGTTCTTGAAAGGGAAGGGCATACCGAAGCCACAGTAGACCTTATGACTCTAGCTGGGCTTAAGCCCTGTGGAGTACTATGTGAGGTCACTAATCCCGATGGAACTATGTCGAGACTCTCTGAGATTATCGACTTCGGAAACAAGCATGATATGCCTGTTCTGACAGTGGATGATATTATTCAGTATAGGCTTCAGTCTGCTAAAATAGATTCTTAG
- a CDS encoding helix-turn-helix domain-containing protein translates to MTIEAGSGNVFADLGLEQPEELTYKANIIMEIQKAIKVRGITQTKAAEICGTDQPTLSKILRGNITLATTDRLFTWLVRLGYIVKITIEPSVTSGNVQICTCR, encoded by the coding sequence ATGACAATAGAAGCTGGATCAGGAAACGTATTTGCAGACCTTGGCCTAGAACAACCGGAAGAGTTAACTTACAAAGCTAACATCATCATGGAAATTCAAAAGGCCATCAAGGTTCGTGGAATCACCCAGACAAAGGCGGCAGAGATTTGCGGCACGGATCAGCCGACCTTATCGAAAATATTAAGAGGAAACATAACCCTCGCAACAACAGACAGACTTTTTACATGGTTGGTCAGACTCGGGTATATCGTTAAGATTACTATCGAGCCATCAGTTACTTCAGGCAACGTACAAATCTGCACCTGTAGATAA
- the terL gene encoding phage terminase large subunit, with amino-acid sequence MTSPWYKEAWPHVELKRDQNAKDKFENRAGGFRFSTSVGGRATGEGGDRIVADDPHNMSEVKSDAKRKEVLDWWDNTMQTRLNDPKTGAFVVVMQRGHQQDLSGHILEKSGADYVHLCLPARYEGNKFHTVLGFDDPRTEEGELLWPERFDEVTLSAIEESFSSKSEAAGQLQQRPSPAGGAIFKLNWFKSYTKLPKFYRIVEHWDTAQKANTTSAYSCGQIWAEAHNGYYLLDVIRKRMEYPELKRSIQTRYALNRPDVVVIEDKSSGISVIQDLQESTTVPVVAWSVTGGDKENRAKAVADTIESGNVWLPESAEWLDVFLDEIEHFPGSKFKDQVDVMTQAIEYFKRRGGLTEGRDMS; translated from the coding sequence GTGACTTCGCCCTGGTACAAGGAAGCGTGGCCGCATGTTGAGCTGAAGCGCGACCAGAACGCCAAGGATAAGTTTGAGAATCGTGCAGGCGGCTTTCGTTTTTCAACCTCAGTAGGCGGTAGGGCTACAGGTGAAGGTGGGGACCGCATAGTCGCTGATGACCCGCATAACATGAGTGAAGTTAAGTCTGATGCTAAGCGCAAGGAAGTCTTGGATTGGTGGGATAACACCATGCAGACTCGTTTGAATGATCCTAAGACCGGGGCGTTTGTGGTTGTCATGCAGCGTGGTCATCAGCAGGATCTGTCCGGCCATATTCTCGAAAAGAGCGGGGCCGATTATGTGCATCTCTGTTTGCCGGCTAGATACGAAGGTAACAAATTTCATACGGTGCTGGGATTCGATGATCCGCGTACCGAAGAGGGCGAACTGCTCTGGCCGGAACGTTTTGACGAAGTAACCCTTTCAGCTATCGAAGAATCATTTTCATCAAAGAGCGAAGCTGCAGGGCAGCTCCAGCAGCGACCTTCACCAGCAGGCGGTGCAATCTTCAAGCTGAATTGGTTCAAGAGTTACACGAAGCTTCCTAAATTTTACCGCATTGTGGAACACTGGGATACGGCTCAGAAGGCGAATACCACCAGCGCGTATTCGTGTGGCCAGATCTGGGCGGAAGCGCACAACGGCTATTATCTGCTCGATGTGATCCGCAAGCGCATGGAATATCCTGAATTGAAAAGGTCCATCCAAACACGGTATGCACTCAATCGTCCGGACGTGGTGGTGATTGAAGATAAATCAAGCGGCATAAGCGTTATTCAGGATTTGCAGGAATCCACCACCGTACCTGTTGTGGCATGGTCCGTGACTGGCGGGGATAAGGAAAACAGGGCCAAGGCGGTAGCTGACACAATTGAAAGCGGTAATGTCTGGTTGCCGGAATCCGCTGAATGGCTCGATGTGTTTCTGGACGAGATTGAGCATTTCCCTGGATCGAAATTCAAGGATCAGGTGGATGTGATGACGCAGGCGATAGAATATTTCAAGCGGCGCGGTGGACTCACAGAAGGCCGCGACATGAGTTAG
- a CDS encoding transposase, whose protein sequence is MSNRKYSEEFRKSAVKLVTDLGYSFNEAADQLGCSEVLYR, encoded by the coding sequence ATGAGTAATCGAAAGTATTCAGAAGAATTTAGGAAGTCTGCCGTTAAACTAGTCACTGATCTAGGATATTCTTTTAATGAGGCGGCGGATCAGCTTGGCTGTAGTGAAGTGCTCTATAGATGA
- a CDS encoding cupin domain-containing protein, translating into MKAMHVTDVEGIIVEKIPYKGEVYEVKGVTIRWLSKSGKDANGQPEYGLRHFTVEPGGEIPAHNHFYLQTVYIEKGSFECFSYDPETDEIEESKICGPGDFVYAESMEPHGMRNVSETESATFLCCICNVYE; encoded by the coding sequence ATGAAAGCCATGCACGTAACTGATGTTGAAGGAATTATTGTTGAGAAAATCCCATACAAGGGCGAAGTTTATGAAGTGAAGGGAGTAACAATCCGTTGGCTGTCGAAGTCTGGTAAAGACGCTAATGGTCAACCGGAATACGGACTACGACATTTCACAGTGGAACCAGGCGGAGAAATTCCAGCTCACAACCACTTCTACTTACAAACTGTGTATATTGAAAAAGGTTCATTCGAATGTTTCAGCTATGATCCTGAAACCGATGAGATTGAGGAAAGTAAAATTTGCGGGCCTGGAGATTTTGTTTACGCAGAAAGCATGGAACCACATGGTATGCGCAACGTAAGCGAAACAGAATCTGCTACATTTTTGTGCTGCATATGTAATGTATATGAATAA
- a CDS encoding rhodanese-like domain-containing protein, whose product MKIGKKISFILKALLICAIAAGLSLSFNYLRPVASEQNGLAAQQVEIIQIDGAGFIEAFESGEAVIIDARSGSDFAMGHVPGAINVPSWAVHAELDGLIASIPKDKMIIVYCDGLSCGKSKIVGRKLVEKGFSKLAVYPDGLDGWLSLGKDLEAN is encoded by the coding sequence ATGAAAATCGGAAAAAAAATATCTTTCATATTAAAAGCCTTGCTGATTTGCGCAATTGCTGCTGGTCTTTCGTTGTCTTTTAATTACTTACGGCCTGTCGCATCAGAGCAGAATGGCTTAGCAGCACAGCAGGTTGAAATTATTCAAATCGATGGGGCCGGTTTTATCGAAGCTTTTGAGTCTGGCGAAGCTGTAATCATCGATGCGCGCAGTGGCAGTGATTTTGCAATGGGGCATGTGCCGGGAGCTATTAACGTTCCTTCATGGGCCGTTCATGCGGAACTGGACGGGCTGATAGCATCCATTCCAAAGGATAAAATGATAATTGTATATTGTGATGGTCTATCGTGTGGGAAAAGTAAAATAGTCGGCCGCAAACTTGTTGAGAAGGGATTCTCTAAGCTTGCTGTATACCCTGATGGGCTTGATGGCTGGCTTAGCCTTGGCAAAGATTTGGAGGCGAATTAA